The Bacteroidota bacterium genomic sequence ATTCCCATCTGAAGTGTGTTGAATCTATCGGCAATCATTCTTATAGGGCGAAAAAGCATGTTGATATACATAATGAACGCCACCAATTGCCCAACCGAAAATTCATTACTGAAAACTCCGCGCCCGCCCCACCATACTATGAGCCCGATGGAAACTGAAGAAAGAATTTCTATGAACGGAAAAAAAATGGAGTAATACCAGATGGAACGGATATTTGCATCGCGGTGCGTTGCATTAATTGCCCTGAACTTTTTCATTTCTTCTTCTTCGCGGTTGAAAATCTGCACCACGCTCATGCCGGTGATGTGTTCCTGCACAAAAGCATTCAGCCGCGCAATTTGCGTTCGCACTTCGTTGAAAGTTTTATTTACACCATTCTTAAAAATGTTTGCACCAATGAGAAGCACAGGAAAAATCGTTAAGCTGATGAGCGAAAGTTTCCAGTTGGTATAAAACATTACGGAGATAATTACAATGAGTTTCAGGAAATCGCCAAGAATTACGAGAAGTCCTTCGGAAAAAATATCAGAGATGGCTTCCATATCGGAAATCACGCGCGTGATTAAAGTTCCAATCGGAGTTTTGTCGAAGTAGTGCAAATGCAAATGATTGATATGCGAAAAAAGTTTTACGCGCATGTCCTTGATAATTGTTTGCCCCAGCCAGCCGGCAAGATATTCATTGGCGAATTGAAGCAGCGTTTCAAAAAGCAAAATGCCCGTCATGATGAGCGTCATCTTCAAAAGCATTTCTTTATCCGGCTTTACGATATAATTATCGAGTGTGAATTGCGTGAGCATGGCGCGCACAGGCGAAACAAAAGCAAAAACAATAGCAAAGATTGCAGCAAGAAGAAACATTCGTTTATAGGGCTTGGCATAGGAAAGAACTCTGCGCAGTAAGGCGAAAGAAAATTTTTGCTGAATGTCGGCACTCATTTCTTAAAAATATTTTTTGGATATTCTACTTTTGTCAGATACAATCCGCAGGCGGGAACAAGAGCGCCTGCATTGCGGCAATCTTTGCTTTCAATTATTTTTTTGAAATCATCGAGCGTGATTTTATGCTTCCCTAAATCCATCATGGTGCCGGCAATCATGCGTACCATTCCGCGAAGAAAGCGGTTGGCACGAATGGTGAAAGTTAAACTATCGGATTTTTTTTCCCACTTGGCATGAAAAATTTTACACTTGTTTGTTTTCGCCTGTGTGTGCACTTTGCTGAAGGCAGAAAAATCTTCCTGCTTCTTCAAAAATTTTCCGGCTTTGTTCATTAAAGGCAAATCAAGTTCACCGTAATAGTAATAAGAATGTTTCAGCAAAAAAGGATTTCTCTTCTGATGAATAAAATATTGATAGGTTCTTGCCATGGCATCAAAGCGCGCATTGGCATCTTTCTTCACAGCATAAATTCCGTCAATCGCAATATCCTGCGGAATCATTTTGTTGAATTTATATAACCAATCTGTTGCGGAATCATTATGCAAATTATTTTTCTTCGAATCAAAATGCGCATAAAGTTCTTTTGCATGAACACCGGAATCAGTTCTGCAGCAGCCGGTGAGTTCTATTTTTTCATTCAGAAGTTGTGAAAGCCCTTCCTGAATTTTCTGCTGAACAGTTTGGGAAGAATTTTTCTGAATCTGCCAGCCGTTGTAATGCGTGCCGTCAAAAGAAAGTTTTATGAAGTAGCGGTGCACAAAACAAAAATAAGGAAAGAAGTCAAACGAAAAAAAAATTACTTGTCAAACTTGTAGAACGCTCCGAAGTTAAATCCGATATAATTCAAATTTGATTCTGTAAGCATCAGATTGAATTTCAAATTTCCATTCAGAATAAATTTATCAGACACTTCGTACGAAGCGCCAGCCATGGGAGCAATTCCGAGTTCGGTTCCATGAGAAATTCCGGAAACAGGAACAATATTGCCACCATTATTTGTCCAGTAATAATCATATTTATATCTCCAGAAATAAAGCCCTAAATCACTGCCGGCATACGGTTTCAGTTTATCATTCGAAAAATAATATTCAAACAAACCGGTGAAAGCAGTCATGCCCAGGTGGCTGTGATAGTCGCTGTAATAATAATATCCGCGGTAACTGTCTCCTCCAAAAGAATTATAATGAAGGTTTATTCCAGCAGCCATGTTATCTTTCAAAAAATATTTTCCGGTAATTCCAAATCCAACTCCAACATGAAATGCATTGGAAAAACCTCCCACGGGGATTTGCGGTCCTAAAATAATTCCCGCCTGGAACTGCGCCATGCTTCTTCCAACAAAGCAGGAAACGACTAAACAACAAAAAATTTTTTTCATCTGTATTTTTTTAGCGACTTAGTTTAGGGCTTGATGTTTTACTTAATCCAAACATATACGCTGCCGAAAGAGAAAAAACAAGATTATGATTACTGCCAGAAGTGTTACTATTTTTATTGGAGTCCGAAGCATCAGAAAATCCATACGCTGCCCTGAGCGAGCAATCAACTTCTCCTCCTATTTTTGTTCCAACGCTGATTACAGCGCCAAAGTCAATTGAATTGATTGCAGGTGTTTCACTCACCGTAGTTGTAGTGGTGGTTTGCTGCCCGTATTGATTGGGAGCGGTAACTGTATTTTCTCCGGTATGATTGGATGAAACAAGAAAAGATAACTGCGGCCCGAGCCCTACATACGAATTTCCTCCTCCTCCAAAATGCCCGTTCGCAATAAGAGGAACATCTATGTAAGAAAAATTATATTGCCCGCTGCCTTCCGAAGTTGCCGTATAAGTAAAAAAGAAAAAACTTGCAGAAGATTCAAACTTATAGTCGTATTTAAAACCTTTAGTAGAATAAAGCGCTTCTGTTTGCAGGGAAATATATTTATTCAAATGATATCTTGCCATTAACCCTCCATGATATCCCGGAATGAAATGATTAGTGGTTGAGCCGGAAGTGGTAATATTGGAAAAATTTCCGCCTGCTTTAATTCCTGCTTCCAGTTGGGCAAAAGAAACTTCAAACAAAGAGCAAAAAATAATTATCGGGAGAAATACTTTTTTCACGCTGGCAATTTTTATTTTGCGAATGTATGAAAACATTATAATCGCTTATAAATAATTCCATTTCCTCCGCCTCCGCTGTTGTTTCCAAAAACATACCCGACAAAAAACTGAAACGAAAGATTGTGCGAAGAATTTTCTCCGTCATATAATTTCGTAATGCCGTAAACAGCCCGCAGCGATACCGTTAAAGGAAACTTAAACCGGTAAGTACCTCCGGCAACGAGCGAATATTCCGTAGTGCTGAATCCATAAATATTGCTCGTGTCAACGTTTTGTATTTGTGTAGAACTGTTCGAAGAAGAAGTAATGCTTCCTCTTTCCTTCGCATTAATGATATAGCCAATCTGCGGGCCAATTTGCAAAATTCCTCTCTCGCCAATTGCGGCATTTAAAAGAAAAGGAAAGTCAAGATACGAAAATGAATGCGTGATATTGGAATCTGCCGAAACCGATGAACTGTTAGTGGAACTTTTCTGTTTGTATCCTCGTTGTGAAAAAAGCATTTCGGGTTGAAAAGAAACTACATCGCTGAATTCAAATTTCATAAATCCGCCCGCATAATAACCAAGTTTAAACTTATTATTCTGGTCATTCACGCCACCCTTCACAGTTGAAAAATTCAAACCCACCAGCGGACCAATAGAAACCTGGCTTTCCGCAGAATTAAAAAAACTAAAAATTAAAAAGAAGAGGGAAAGTTTCTTCATATTTTTTCTTCTGCACGAAGATATGCAAATCAATTTTAACACATCAAAATAATTCTGTCGGGCGCTCTTAACATTTTTTAACAAACTAAAGTCATTTACAATTTCATGGCGGTGTTACATTTGCAGTAAACAAAAGTAAAAACTATGACCGACATTAAAGAACTCAACGAACGCATTCAGCGCGAAAGCGCATTCATTGACCTCATCAATCTTGAAATGGACAAGGTGATTGTAGGACAAAAATACATGGTTGACCGCTTGCTCATCGGACTCCTTTCCAACGGGCACATTTTGCTCGAAGGTGTTCCCGGGCTGGCAAAAACACTCGCCATCAAATCTCTTGCTGCCTGCATTCACGCGGACTTCAGCCGCATTCAGTTCACGCCCGATTTGCTTCCGGCAGATTTAATCGGAACTTTAATTTACAACCAGAAGAAAGAAGAGTTCACCGTTCGCAGAGGTCCCATCTTCGCAAATTTTATTTTGGCAGATGAAATCAATCGCGCTCCGGCAAAAGTTCAGAGCGCGCTGCTTGAAGCAATGCAGGAAAGACAAGTTACCATTGGCGATTCCACCTATGAACTTCCGCAACCATTTCTTGTTCTCGCAACACAAAATCCAATCGAACAGGAAGGAACGTATCCGCTTCCCGAAGCGCAGGTTGACCGCTTCATGCTGAAAGTGGTGATTGGTTATCCGAATAAAGAGGAAGAGAAAAAAATAATTCGAATGAACATAGGGGAAAATTATCCTGCACCGGCAAGAATTTTAAAACCTGCGGATATTCTGAGTGCAAGAAAAATTGTCCGCGAAGTTTATATGGACGAGAAGATTGAAAAATATATTGTGGATATTGTTTTTGCCACGAGAAATCCTGCGGAATATAAACTCAATAAATTTTCTTCGCTCATCAGTTACGGAGCATCTCCGCGCGCGAGCATAAATCTTGCGCTTGCTTCCAAATCGTATGCGTTCATCAAACGAAGAGGTTATGTGATTCCCGAAGACGTTCGCGCAGTTTGCCACGATGTGCTTCGTCATCGCATCGGTTTAACGTATGAAGCCGAAGCGGAAAATATCACCAGCGAAAATATTGTGAGTGAAATTCTAAATGCGATTGAAGTCCCTTAATTGTGCGAATCGCGAATATGCTTCGAATCTGCGAATGAAAAATGTTGGCTGCTATTCGAAGATTCGTAAAAGATTCGTTATCCGCACCACAGAATTTTAAAATGGAAACACAGGAATTATTAAAGAAGGTTCGCAAGATTGAAATAAAGACACGCGGTCTTTCAAGCCATATTTTTTCCGGAGAATATCATAGTGCTTTCAAAGGACAAGGAATGGCTTTTAGCGAAGTGAGGGAATACCAGCCAGGTGATGACATTCGCGCGATTGACTGGAACGTAACTGCGCGCTTCAATCATCCGTTCATAAAAGTTTTTGAAGAAGAAAGAGAATTAACTGTGATGTTGTTGGTGGATGTGAGTGCTTCTGAAAATTTCGGAACACAAAAGCAAATGAAAAAAGATTTGCTCACAGAAATCTGCGCGGTGCTTGCATTTTCAGCTATACAAAACAACGACAAGACCGGAGTAATATTTTTTTCAGACAAGATTGAAAAATTTATTCCTCCGAAAAAAGGAAAGACACATATCCTGAGAATCATCCGCGAGTTGCTTGATTTCACTCCCAAATCTTCCGGAACTGATATTGATTTAGCGCTGCGCTATCTTACAAACGCAATTAAGAAAAGAGCGATTGTGTTTTTAATTTCAGATTTCATAGACGAAAAATTTTTGAGCGAACAAAAACGTGGATGCGATTCGCTAAAGATTGCAAGTAAAAAGCACGATATAGTTGCGCTTCGGATTAATGACAAACGCGAAGCAGAACTTCCCGATGTTGGCTTAATCCGAATCAAAGATGCGGAGACCGGAAAATTAAAATGGGTGGATACATCCAATCAAAAAATTCGACAGCAATATTCAAAAACTTCTTCAAAGCGTGACGCGCGATTGAAAGAAATTTTTACTCGCAGCGGAATTGATTCAACTTCTATCGGCACTT encodes the following:
- a CDS encoding DUF58 domain-containing protein, with the translated sequence METQELLKKVRKIEIKTRGLSSHIFSGEYHSAFKGQGMAFSEVREYQPGDDIRAIDWNVTARFNHPFIKVFEEERELTVMLLVDVSASENFGTQKQMKKDLLTEICAVLAFSAIQNNDKTGVIFFSDKIEKFIPPKKGKTHILRIIRELLDFTPKSSGTDIDLALRYLTNAIKKRAIVFLISDFIDEKFLSEQKRGCDSLKIASKKHDIVALRINDKREAELPDVGLIRIKDAETGKLKWVDTSNQKIRQQYSKTSSKRDARLKEIFTRSGIDSTSIGTSESYIKPLMNLFKKRESKR
- a CDS encoding PorT family protein, yielding MKKLSLFFLIFSFFNSAESQVSIGPLVGLNFSTVKGGVNDQNNKFKLGYYAGGFMKFEFSDVVSFQPEMLFSQRGYKQKSSTNSSSVSADSNITHSFSYLDFPFLLNAAIGERGILQIGPQIGYIINAKERGSITSSSNSSTQIQNVDTSNIYGFSTTEYSLVAGGTYRFKFPLTVSLRAVYGITKLYDGENSSHNLSFQFFVGYVFGNNSGGGGNGIIYKRL
- the truA gene encoding tRNA pseudouridine(38-40) synthase TruA; the encoded protein is MHRYFIKLSFDGTHYNGWQIQKNSSQTVQQKIQEGLSQLLNEKIELTGCCRTDSGVHAKELYAHFDSKKNNLHNDSATDWLYKFNKMIPQDIAIDGIYAVKKDANARFDAMARTYQYFIHQKRNPFLLKHSYYYYGELDLPLMNKAGKFLKKQEDFSAFSKVHTQAKTNKCKIFHAKWEKKSDSLTFTIRANRFLRGMVRMIAGTMMDLGKHKITLDDFKKIIESKDCRNAGALVPACGLYLTKVEYPKNIFKK
- a CDS encoding PorT family protein, which translates into the protein MKKVFLPIIIFCSLFEVSFAQLEAGIKAGGNFSNITTSGSTTNHFIPGYHGGLMARYHLNKYISLQTEALYSTKGFKYDYKFESSASFFFFTYTATSEGSGQYNFSYIDVPLIANGHFGGGGNSYVGLGPQLSFLVSSNHTGENTVTAPNQYGQQTTTTTTVSETPAINSIDFGAVISVGTKIGGEVDCSLRAAYGFSDASDSNKNSNTSGSNHNLVFSLSAAYMFGLSKTSSPKLSR
- a CDS encoding MoxR family ATPase encodes the protein MTDIKELNERIQRESAFIDLINLEMDKVIVGQKYMVDRLLIGLLSNGHILLEGVPGLAKTLAIKSLAACIHADFSRIQFTPDLLPADLIGTLIYNQKKEEFTVRRGPIFANFILADEINRAPAKVQSALLEAMQERQVTIGDSTYELPQPFLVLATQNPIEQEGTYPLPEAQVDRFMLKVVIGYPNKEEEKKIIRMNIGENYPAPARILKPADILSARKIVREVYMDEKIEKYIVDIVFATRNPAEYKLNKFSSLISYGASPRASINLALASKSYAFIKRRGYVIPEDVRAVCHDVLRHRIGLTYEAEAENITSENIVSEILNAIEVP
- a CDS encoding ABC transporter ATP-binding protein → MSADIQQKFSFALLRRVLSYAKPYKRMFLLAAIFAIVFAFVSPVRAMLTQFTLDNYIVKPDKEMLLKMTLIMTGILLFETLLQFANEYLAGWLGQTIIKDMRVKLFSHINHLHLHYFDKTPIGTLITRVISDMEAISDIFSEGLLVILGDFLKLIVIISVMFYTNWKLSLISLTIFPVLLIGANIFKNGVNKTFNEVRTQIARLNAFVQEHITGMSVVQIFNREEEEMKKFRAINATHRDANIRSIWYYSIFFPFIEILSSVSIGLIVWWGGRGVFSNEFSVGQLVAFIMYINMLFRPIRMIADRFNTLQMGIVASERVFRVMDTKAPALSPSPAGGGKWERAAGGTIEFKNVWFAYYDENYVLKNISFSAMQGETIALVGATGAGKSSIAGLINRFYEYSKGEILIDGKNIREYELNSLRKNTGIVLQDVFLYSDTVANNISLSNPEIKRKEIIAASKMIGAHDFIMRLPKNYDYNVMERGATLSVGQRQLISFIRAYLYNPKILILDEATSSVDTESEILIQRATEILMKNRTSIVIAHRLATIQRADKIIVLAHGEIIETGTHRQLLAQNGQYKKLFELQFKKELV